The following are encoded in a window of Cucurbita pepo subsp. pepo cultivar mu-cu-16 chromosome LG12, ASM280686v2, whole genome shotgun sequence genomic DNA:
- the LOC111807701 gene encoding protein TIFY 10A-like — protein sequence MSNPSDAGGGVRFPERKQLAKRLEKSNFSQACNLLSQFLKEKRSLADLSSDMALRKKPRDELEKAKPPPMVNTVISSDATRQPKANLPKFVGFPSSGFSNNAINKGEFRRPATPEPATAQMTIFYAGKVLVYDDFPNERAKEIMALADKGRRISSTAAVPPTAASPNRFGPALEKPYSKAPAGEPNVVSKTQAPVKPAPEQQLKPQTETKKSSDLPIARRASLHRFLEKRKDRTVSREPFQMNQPLEGILKGSGSSSTNEPEPEPEPVREPEVEAEEGGFPKHLDLNL from the exons ATGTCGAATCCATCGGATGCCGGCGGAGGCGTGAGATTTCCCGAACGGAAGCAGCTGGCGAAGCGGCTGGAGAAATCGAACTTTTCTCAGGCCTGTAACCTGCTGAGCCAATTCTTGAAGGAGAAACGGAGTCTCGCCGATTTGAGTTCCGATATGGCTCTGAGGAAGAAGCCGAGAG ATGAACTCGAAAAGGCCAAGCCGCCGCCGATGGTGAATACGGTCATTTCTTCCGACGCTACACGGCAGCCAAAGGCTAATCTGCCGAAGTTCGTCGGATTTCCTTCGTCGGGATTCTCCAATAACGCCATCAATAAGGGCGAGTTCAG GAGACCGGCCACACCGGAACCTGCAACCGCTCAAATGACCATATTCTACGCCGGCAAAGTTTTGGTGTACGATGATTTTCCAAACGAAAGGGCCAAGGAGATCATGGCCTTGGCCGATAAGGGAAGACGCATCTCCTCCACCGCCGCCGTTCCCCCCACAGCCGCCTCCCCCAACAGATTCGGTCCTGCTTTGGAAAAACCCTACAGTAAGGCTCCCGCCGGTGAGCCAAATGTGGTGTCCAAAACTCAAGCTCCGGTGAAGCCGGCACCGGAGCAGCAACTGAAACCGCAAacggaaacaaaaaaatcttcTG ATTTGCCTATTGCTAGGAGGGCTTCCCTTCACCGATTTCTTGAGAAGAGAAAAGACAG GACTGTATCGAGAGAGCCGTTCCAAATGAACCAACCACTCGAGGGTATTCTTAAAGGAAGTGGAAGTAGCTCAACCAACGaacctgaacctgaacctgaacctgTGCGTGAGCCGGAAGTCGAAGCTGAAGAAGGCGGCTTCCCTAAGCATCTCGATCTCAACTTATAA
- the LOC111807700 gene encoding nuclear pore complex protein NUP107, which produces MDEEMDVSPTYFDPEDLTIRERFRRYRKRPSSISPHKEVSFSPVSESRILYDGQSFYSPTNATPLETFKEDAESLDGDSHAVSVASLGPDSVRYSLKACKHENDPLSNSGDTTYPFFASLMDSSIQGLMSIPDLILRFESSCRNVSESIRYGSDIQHRFSEDKLVRQKAQFLVDEAASWSLLWYLYGKATRETPKDLIVFPPTSHLEACQFVIEDHTAQLCLRIVEWLEGLASKALDLETKIRGSHVGTYLPSSGVWHNTQRSLKKGTSNTNVIHHLDFDAPTREHAHQLADDKKQDESLLEDVWTLLKAGRMKEACDLCRSAGQPWRAATLCPFGGFEHFPSIDALVRNGKNRILQAIELESGIGHQWRLWKWASYCASEKIAEVDGGKYEAAVYAAQCGNLKRVLPICTDWESACWAMAKSWLDVQVDLELTRSQGKMDLFKSIMDTVDESPGQSGRNFQASDGPESWPLPVLSQQPRQISALLQKLHSGDMVHENVNRGCKEQQRQIQMILMLGDIPRLLDLIWSWIAPSEDDQDAFRPHGDPQMIRFGAHLVLVLRYLLAEEMKDIFREKIMNIGDLILHMYAMFLFSVQHEELVGVYASQLASHRCINLFVHMMELRLNSSVQVKYKIFLSAIEYLPFSPDGDSRGSFEEIIESVLSRSRETKIGSSDKLSDAVEQHRLQSLQKAMVVQWLCFTPPSTIANVKDVSTKLLLRALAHSNILFREFALISMWRIPSIPNGAHKLLSLLAEPLRQNSETFSALEDNGVLENLKEFEDWSEYFACDATYRNWLKIELENNEAPSLDLSLEEKQRSIVAANETLDSSFSLLLRKESPWLDFTEDYVYESMEPLYIELHAVVMLCLPSGECLCPEAATCTTLTSALYSSVTEEIILNRKLVVNVSIASGEGFCIKIVLRCLATPGDGLGHCEGNDGGILSGIMAAGFKGELRGFQAGVTLEVLRLDAWCSNEDGSLECPAAYIVQGLCRRCCLPEVILRCMQVSVALMELGLEPKCHDQLIELVASSESGFSDLFSQQQFEEFLILEREYTLRKMELGEPSS; this is translated from the exons ATGGACGAAGAAATGGACGTCTCTCCCACCTACTTTGACCCTGAAGACCTCACGATTCGAGAGCGATTTCGTCGGTACAG GAAAAGGCCTTCAAGCATATCTCCTCACAAGGAAGTTTCATTTTCACCAGTCAGTGAGTCTAGGATTTTGTATGACGGACAGAGTTTCTATAGTCCAACAAATGCCACACCTCTCGAAACTTTTAAAGAAGACGCTGAAAGTCTTGATGGCGATAGCCATGCAGTTTCAGTAGCGTCTCTAGGTCCCGATTCAGTTCGCTACTCACTGAAGGCTTGCAAGCATGAGAATGACCCATTATCTAATAGTGGAGATACAACTTACCCCTTTTTTGCATCTCTGATGGACTCTTCAATCCAAG GATTGATGTCTATCCCAGACTTGATACTAAGATTTGAAAGTTCTTGTCGCAATGTTTCAGAGTCAATAAG GTATGGTTCTGACATTCAGCACCGCTTTTCTGAAGACAAATTGGTGAGGCAGAAGGCTCAATTTCTTGTAGATGAAGCTGCCTCTTGGTCCCTCTTGTGGTACCTTTATGGGAAAG CAACGAGAGAGACGCCTAAAGATCTAATTGTg TTTCCCCCAACATCGCACTTGGAGGCCTGCCAGTTTGTCATTGAAGACCATACAGCTCAATTATGTCTTCGAATTGTTGAGTGGCTGGAAGGTTTAGCCTCTAAAGCACTTGATTTGGAAACTAAG ATTCGTGGATCTCATGTTGGTACCTATCTTCCATCTTCTGGAGTTTGGCATAATACTCAGCGTTCTCTCAAGAAAGGGACTTCTAACACAAATGTTATTCATCACTTGGATTTTGACGCTCCAACACGTGAGCATGCTCATCAGCTGGCAGATGACAAA AAACAAGATGAATCTCTTTTAGAAGATGTCTGGACTCTTCTAAAGGCTGGGAGAATGAAAGAAGCATGTGATCTCTGCCGGTCAGCAGGACAG CCGTGGAGAGCTGCAACTTTGTGTCCTTTTGGTGGATTTGAACACTTTCCTTCCATTGATGCCTTGGTAAGGAATGGAAAGAACAGAATTCTACAAGCTATTGAGCTTGAAAGTGGCATTGGCCACCAATGGCGTCTTTGGAAATGGGCTTCTTATTGTGCATCTGAG AAAATTGCTGAAGTAGATGGTGGGAAGTATGAGGCTGCTGTATATGCTGCTCAATGTGGAAACTTGAAGCGTGTACTTCCTATATGCACAGATTGGGAG TCAGCATGCTGGGCAATGGCAAAGTCGTGGCTAGATGTTCAAGTAGATCTTGAACTCACTCGTTCACAAGGGAAGATGGATCTTTTCAAAAGCATTATGGACACTGTAGATGAAAGTCCAGGACAAAGTGGTAGAAACTTTCAGGCTTCTGATGGACCAGAAAGTTGGCCACTTCCAGTTCTGAGCCAACAACCACGCCAAATTTCTGCCCTCCTTCAAAAACTCCATTCAGG CGACATGGTGCATGAAAATGTAAATCGTGGATGCAAAGAGCAGCAGCGGCAAATTCAG ATGATCTTGATGCTTGGAGACATTCCTCGTCTCTTGGACCTAATCTGGTCATGGATAGCACCTTCAGAAGATGATCAAGATGCTTTCAG GCCTCATGGAGATCCTCAAATGATTCGGTTTGGTGCTCATTTAGTGCTCGTGCTTCGATATTTACTTGCTGAAGAAATGAAGGATATCTTCAGAGAGAAGATCATGAATATTGGCGATCTTATTTTACACAT GTATGCCATGTTTCTCTTCTCGGTGCAACATGAGGAGCTGGTTGGTGTATATGCTTCTCAGCTAGCAAGCCATCGATGCATCAACCTCTTTGTGCACATGATGGAACTTCGGCTCAACAGCAG CGTGCAAGTCAAGTATAAAATCTTTCTCTCTGCTATAGAATATTTACCATTTTCTCCCGACGGTGATTCAAGGGGCAGTTTTGAAGAGATTATTGAGAG TGTACTATCAAGATCTCGGGAGACAAAAATTGGTAGTTCTGACAAGTTATCAGATGCTGTAGAACAACACCGCCTGCAGAGTCTTCAGAAAGCTATGGTTGTCCAGTGGCTCTGCTTTACCCCTCCTTCCACAATTGCTAATGTCAAAGATGTTAGTACTAAACTTCTTCTCCGAGCATTGGCACATAG CAATATTCTGTTCAGAGAATTTGCTCTGATATCCATGTGGAGAATTCCATCAATTCCTAATGGTGCACACAAGTTACTTAGTCTTCTTGCTGAGCCTTTGAGGCAGAATTCAGAAACATTTAGTGCGTTGGAGGATAATGGTGTTCTGGAGAACCTAAAAGAGTTCGAGGATTGG AGTGAATATTTTGCCTGTGATGCAACATATCGCAACTGGCTCAAAATTGAGTTGGAGAATAATGAAGCGCCTTCCCTCGATCTCTCattggaagaaaaacaaagatccATTGTAGCTGCTAATGAGACACTCGATTCGTCGTTTTCATTGTTACTTA GGAAAGAAAGTCCGTGGTTGGATTTCACAGAAGATTACGTCTATGAGTCAATGGAACCTCTTTATATTGAATTGCATGCCGTTGTCATGCTCTGTTTACCTTCAGGAGAATGTTTATGTCCTGAAGCTGCCACATGCACAACCTTAACAAGTGCCCTTTACTCCTCTGTAACTGAAGAGATCATATTAAATCGGAAACTAGTG GTGAATGTCTCCATTGCATCTGGGGAAGGTTTCTGCATTAAGATTGTGCTTCGCTGTTTAGCAACACCAGGTGATGGGCTTGGGCACTGTGAAGGCAATGATGGTGGCATTCTTAGTGGCATCATGGCAGCTGGATTCAAGG GTGAGCTTCGCGGTTTTCAAGCTGGAGTCACTTTGGAGGTTTTGCGTCTAGATGCATGGTGTTCAAACGAAGATGGCTCACTAGAATGCCCGGCAGCATACATCGTGCAAGGCTTATGTCGTAGGTGCTGCCTTCCAGAAGTTATTCTTCGATGCATGCAG GTTTCTGTGGCTCTGATGGAGTTGGGTTTGGAACCGAAATGCCATGATCAGTTGATCGAACTCGTGGCGAGCTCTGAATCTGGGTTTTCTGATTTGTTCAGCCAGCAACAATTCGAG GAATTTTTGATACTTGAGAGAGAGTACACATTACGCAAAATGGAGCTTGGAGAGCCTTCTTCCTGA
- the LOC111807702 gene encoding oligouridylate-binding protein 1B-like gives MQHQRLKQQQQQALMQQALLQQQSLYHPGLLAHPQLEPIPSGNLPPGFDPSTCRSVYVGNVHTQVTEPLLQEVFGSTGVVESCKLVRKEKSSYGFIHYFDRRSAAMAILSLNGRHLFGQPIKVNWAYASGQREDTSGHFNIFVGDLSPEVTDSTLFACFSVFPSCSDARVMWDQKTGRSRGFGFVSFRNQQDAQSAINDLTGKWLGSRQIRCNWATKGAGSNDDKQSSDVKSIAELTNGSSEDGKETVNSDAPENNPQYTTVYVGNLAPEATQVDLHRHFHALGAGVIEEVRIQRDKGFGFVRYSTHAEASLAIQMGNTQSYLCGKQIKCSWGSKPTPPGTISNPLPPPAAGSIPGLSATDILAYERQLAMSKMGGVHALMQPQIPHPLKQAAMGGMGAAGSSQAIYDGGFQNVAAAQQLMYYQ, from the exons ATGCAACATCAGAGATTGAAGCAACAACAGCAACAAGCTTTGATGCAGCAAGCTTTGCTTCAGCAACAGTCTCTTTACCATCCTGGTCTCTTAGCTCACCCTCAG CTCGAACCAATTCCAAGTGGAAATTTACCACCGGGTTTTGATCCAAGTACCTGCCGCAGTGT GTACGTAGGAAATGTACATACACAGGTAACTGAACCACTTCTTCAGGAGGTTTTTGGGAGTACAGGCGTTGTTGAAAGCTGCAAGCTTGTTAGAAAGGAGAAG TCATCCTATGGATTTATTCACTATTTTGATCGCAGATCAGCTGCTATGGCAATTTTGTCACTTAATGGGAGGCATTT GTTTGGGCAGCCTATCAAAGTAAATTGGGCTTATGCTAGTGGTCAGAGAGAGGATACATCAG GTCATTTCAACATCTTTGTGGGTGATCTTAGCCCTGAAGTTACTGATTCTACTTTGTTTGCATGCTTTTCTGTTTTCCCAAGCTGTTC CGATGCCAGAGTTATGTGGGATCAGAAGACTGGGCGTTCCAGGGGatttggttttgtttcttttcgcAACCAACAG GATGCTCAAAGTGCAATAAATGACCTGACTG GTAAGTGGCTTGGGAGTAGACAGATTCGTTGCAACTGGGCTACAAAAGGTGCTGGATCCAATGACGACAAGCAGAGCTCAGATGTGAAAAGCATTGCGGAACTTACAAATGGATCATCTG AAGATGGTAAAGAGACGGTCAATAGCGATGCTCCAGAGAACAACCCTCAGTACACTACTGTTTATGTTGGCAATCTTGCTCCAGAG GCCACGCAGGTTGATCTTCATCgccattttcatgctcttggGGCTGGTGTGATTGAGGAGGTTCGCATCCAGCGCGATAAGGGCTTTGGTTTTGTTAGATATAGCACTCATGCTGAGGCTTCTTTGGCTATTCAGATGGGGAATACTCAGTCGTATCTTTGTGGCAAACAGATCAAG TGCTCTTGGGGAAGCAAGCCAACCCCACCTGGAACCATCTCGAACCCGCTTCCTCCCCCGGCAGCAGGTTCAATCCCAGGACTCTCAGCAACTGATATTTTAGCGTATGAGCGGCAACTGGCTATGAGCAAGATGGGTGGCGTCCATGCACTTATGCAGCCTCAGATACCACATCCTTTAAAGCAGGCAGCCATGGGGGGGATGGGTGCCGCTGGCTCAAGTCAGGCCATCTATGATGGTGGCTTCCAGAACGTTGCGGCAGCTCAGCAGCTCATGTATTATCAGTAA